AGATCACGCCTTCCACAAAGGTCTTGTGCTCATAGAGCGCCAGCAGCGCGCCGAGCGTGCAGGGCGTAAGGCGATCCATGACGATGGCGGTGGACGGCCGGTTGCCGGGAAAGGCGCGGTGAGGGGCCAGCCGCTCCGCCTCCGCCACGTCCATCCCGCCCGCCAGCATCTCGGCGCGCGCGGCCTCGGCCGTCTTCCCCAGCATCAGCGCCTGCATCTGCGCCAGCGCATTGGACCACAGCGGGCTTTCGGGCCTCTGGGCGTGGGTGCTCTTCACCACCACGAACTCGGCCGGGACCACCTGCGGCCCCTGATGGATCTGCTGGAAAAAGGCGTGCTGGCCGTTGGTGCCTGGCTCTCCGAACACCACGGGACAGGTCTGGCGCCCGACTTCCGAGCCGTCACGGCGCACCCGCTTGCCATTCGACTCCATCTCCAGCTGCTGCAGGAAGGACGGCAGGCGACGCAGGGCGTGGGCGTAGGGCGCGACCGTCCGCGCCGGCCGGTCCAGCCCATCGACATTGAACACCTGGGCCAGGGCCAGCAGCACCGGCGCGTTCCGCTCCAGCGGCGCTTCGACGAAATGCTCGTCCATGTCGCGGGCGCCCGCCAGCATGTCCTCGAACTCGTCCGGTCCCAGGGCCACCGCGCACGACAGGCTGACCGCCGACCACAGCGAATAGCGACCCCCGACCCAGTCCCGGAAGGCAAAGGTCCGCCCGCAGCCGAACGCTTCCGCCTTGTCCGGCGCGGCCGTGACGCCGATGAAATGGTTGCTCATGCCCTCTGTGGGCAGGGCGGCCTGCAGCCACGCCTTGGCGGCCTCGGCGTTGGCCAGGGTCTCCTGCGTCGTAAAGGTCTTGGACACCACCACCACCAGAGTGGTCGCCGGGTTCAGCCCGGTCAGGGCCTCGGCCATGTCGCGCGGATCGATGTTGGCGACAAAGCGCAGGTCGATCGTGGGCTCCAGCGGGCGCAGCGCATCCCACACCACGCGCGGCCCCAGGTCCGATCCGCCGATGCCGACATGGACGATGGCGGCGAACCGCTCGCCGGTAGCGCCGCGAAGCTCGCCCGAACGCACCGCATCGGCATAGGCGCGGATGTCGGCGCGGACCTGGTCCACCTCGGCCGACACCGGCTCGCCCAGCGCGTGGAAGTCGGCGCCCGCATCGGCGCGCAGGGCGGGGTGCAGCACCGCCCGGCCTTCGGTCAGGTTGACGGCCTCGCCCGCGAACAGCGCGGCGCGGCGGCCCTCGACATCGGCGGCGCGCGCCAGATCGAGGCAGGCGTCGAACGCCTCGCGCGTCCAGCTCTGCTTCGACAGGTCCAGATGCAGCCCGGCGGCGTCCAGCGTCATCCGCGACATCCGCTCGGGGTCGGCCGCGAACTGATCGACGATGCGAGCCGAGGCGGAAGCGCGCGCGGCGGCGTCAAGGACGCTCCAGGCTTCGTCGAGCGTCTTGGTCATCTGCGGTCTCCGGCGCGGCTGTATGGTCAAGGCCTCGTTTACGGTTGAGGCGTAATCGGGTTCTAACGCGAAAAGGAACAATCGCCATGTCCTGCGGCCTCGCCCTCGCCATCGCCCTGATGACCTCCGACCCGGCCGTGGCGCTCGCCGCCGCGCAGCCGGAAACCCAGGCCGGCGCGCCCGTCTCCGTCGCGGGCGAGCCGATGTTCGCCGACATCATCGCCCGGTCCAAGCGGCTGAAGGCCCAGGTCGACGGCTGGACCGCGTCGGGCGCCGCCAACGCGCCCGGCTTCTTCGCCGGCGTCGACTATACGGGCTTCAAGAGCGAGGCCGAGCGCCTGGCCGCCCTGGACATGCAGGGCCACCTGATCCTGAAGGAGCGGGGCACGGACGGCGACCTGAAGTGCATCCTGCGCGGCATCTCCGAGGACATGCCCAAGAAGATCGCGGCTGTGGAGGCCGCCCGTTCGGACGGCGGCCGCGCCACGGCCCTGTCGGAACTGTCCTACCTCCTGAACGACAACGTCGAAGTCATCACCGCCCCGCCCGCGCCGCCGGTGTAGGACGCGGCGGCCCTCGCGCGCCCTTCAACGCATCCACGACCGACCCCTCCGTCAGCAGCTGCGGCAGCACGCGCGGCTCCCCGCCCCCGCCGGGGTACAGCAGGTACAGCGGCACGCCCGAGCGGCCGCGCGCCTCCAGTTCACGGGTGATGGCGTCGTCGCGGCGGGTCCAGTCGGCGACCAGATAGACGCCGTTCGCCGCCTCCAGAGCCTGTGAGACCTCGCGCGAGGACAGGGCCGCGCGCTCGTTGATCTTGCAGGTGACGCACCAGTCGGCGGTGAAGTTGACCAGCACCGGCCGGCCCGAGCCTTGCGCCTCCCGCACCGCCTGCGGCGACCAGGGCTGGGCATGCAGGGGACCTGAGGGGGAAACCGCGGGCGGACGCGCCTGCGATGCGGCGACGCCCGCAAGGCCGACGCCAAGCGCCAGCGCGGCGACGGCCGCGACGCCTGCGCCGATCGTGCGACGGCCTTGTGCGCGGCGCGTCTGCAACCGGCCGGACAGCCACAGGCCCCCGGCGACGGCGAGGCTCCCGGCCAGCAGCAGGATCAGCGCGGGCTGCCCTGACTGGCGGGCGAACACCCACAGCAGCCAGGCCGCGGCGGCGTACATCGGCAGGGCCAGAACTTGCTTCAGCCGTTCCATCCACGGACCGGGGCGCGGCAGCCGCTTCAACAGGCCGGGAGAGAGACTGACCAGCAGATACGGCAGGCCCAGCCCCAGCCCCAGCGCCAGAAACACCGCCAGCGCCGCCGGCCACGGCATGACCAGGGCCGCGCCGAGGGCCGCGGCCATGAAGGGGGCGGTGCAGGGAGCGGCCACCACCACCGCCAGGGCGCCCGTCAGAAAGGCGCCGCCCGCGTGATGGCCGCTCCAGCGGCCGGCGCCCAGCGCCTGCAATCCTGCGCCCATGTGAAAGACGCCCGACAGGTTCAGCGCCACCGCCAGCATCAGCAGCGACAGGCCCGCCACCACCGCCGGCGACTGCAGCTGAAAGCCCCAGCCGATCGCCGCGCCGCCGGCGCGCAGCGCCAGAAGCAGGCCGGCGAGCAGCAGAAAGGTCAGGAGCACGCCCGCCACAAAGGCCAGCCCGTCGCGGCGGGCGCGGCGCGGGTCATGCGCCGCCGCCGACAACGCCGCCGCCTTCATCGCCAGCACCGGAAACACGCAGGGCATCAGGTTCAGGACCAGTCCGCCGAGCAAGGCGAGACCCAGCGCCTGCAGGACCGCGATCCCGCCGCCGTTCGTCGGCTCGCCCGCGTCGTCGGACCAGGGTCGGAGCGTCGCACCGCCGGATGCGCCGGGAAGCGCCGGGCCGGCCTCGGCGGTGATTTCCCAGGCGCCGCGATCGGTGGCCAGAACGCCCGACAGCGGCGCATCGCCCGCCCGCCTCGGCGTCAGCGTCAGGGTCACGCCGTCCGGCCCCGCTTGTCCGCTCTGGGGCGCGGCGTGGTCGATGGCGTCGCCGTCGTAGGGAAAGAACCAGGCCTGGCGAATGGCCTCGCCGGCCAGGGCGCCTCCGGTCGCCGACAGGATCAGGCGCTCGCCGTCACGGGTGGCGCGGGCGGCGATGGCGGCCGGGCGCGGCGCGGCCTCGACGGCCTGCTGGATCGCGGCGCCCCAGGGGCGGGTCAGGGGAGCGGCGCCGTCGCGCACCGGCAGGGCGAGGTTGAGCGTCAGCGGCTCGGGCACGCACATGCGGTCGCTGCACACCAGAAACAGCGCCTCGACCGACAGGTCCAGGGTCGATCCGACGCGGGCGGACGCCGGTACGCTCAGCGTCACCGGCAGAAAGACCTCGCCCGAATAGCCGTAGTTGACCAGGCTCATCAGTCGCTGGCGCGTCGGCAGGGGCCACAGGATGGGTCCGGCTTCAACGCCCGGCGGCAAGCGCCATTCAAGCGTCGTGGCCCCGCCCGAGTCGCCCGGATTGCGCCAATAGGTGTGCCAGCCCTCGGCGATGCTCTGGCGCACCGCCACCACCACGGTCGAACCGGGCGCGGCCCAGGCGCTCATCGGGACCAGTTCGGCCTCGATCCGCTCGGTGCGGACCGGCTGGGCGCGGGCGTCCGATCCGAAGCCGAGGATCGCGGTCAGCAGGCCGAGAAGAAGACAGGCAAGGCGCAAGGGGCGGACCGCTGGGGCGAAGGGGAGGCCTCAGTCTAGAGGTCCGGGTCCACCTGCGCCACTGCGCGGGTCAGCGCGGTCGGGCGTCGATCACGATCTCGGTGCGGCGGCGCAGCGGCTCGCTGGTCCCGTCCTGCTTGGTCGCGCCCTGATCGCCCGCCGCCTCCACGTCAAAGGCCGGCGTAGGCAGACCGGCCTCGGCCAGGGCGCCCGCCACCATACGCGCGCGCTGCGCCGACAGGCTCAGGTTGGCGTCGGCGCCGCCGGTCGCATCCGCCAGCCCCAGCACCCGCACCATCTCGATCCGGCACGGCTGCATCCGCTCGCCCGCCAGCCTTATCGCCTCCGCCGCATCGGGCGTCAGCCGCGCCTGGCCTTCGGCGAAATAGACGTCGAACCGATGCGCCGCGCACTGCGGCGTCTCCGCCACCAGCGCCTCGCGCGTCTCAGGCTGCGTCGCGCACCCCGCCGCCAGCATCCCGCCGACCACCATCAACCGTTTCATCGAAAGCCCCTCTCGCCAGCAGCCCCTGGCATGAAAAGGGCGGCCCGTCGCCAGACGAGCCGCCCCGAAACCCTTTTGCGTCGTCAAACGACGCATCGGTCAGCGATCAGTAGCGGCGCTGGCCGTTGTCCCAGTAGCATTCGCTCTGGCGGTTATCGTAGCAATAGTAGTACCGGCCGCCGGAGTCGCGGTAACGCTGCTGGTTGGCGCGGTCCTGCGAGGAGCCGCGGATGGCGCCCGCCGTGCCGCCGATGGCCGCGCCGATGGCCGCGCCGCGGGCGGTGTTGCCGCTGCCGTTTCCGAGCAGGCCGCCGACGACCGCGCCGGCTGCCGCGCCGATGGCGCCCTGGCGAACCGTTTCATTGGTGCCGTAGCTGTTGCCGCCGTAAGGGTCGCTGGCGCAAGCCGAGGCCAGAAGGCCGGCTCCGGCGATCGCGATGATGGCCTTTTTCATGGTGTGATCCTCTGCTCTTCCTGTTCGCCCCGAGCCACAAACGCCGCAGCCATGCGCCGGTTCCGCGATAAGGCGAAGCTTCTTTCGCGAGGCCGGAACGCCTGAACGACAAGGCGCGTTCGACGGCCATGGACACGCAAATCGCCGACACGCCGGACGCCGCCAAGGGGCCGGCGCCCTCTTCCTTGAAGGCGCTCAGCCCGCATGCGCCTATGAAGCGCGTGGTGATGCTGGTGAACCCGCTGTCCGGCAGCGTGGGTCCGCGCGCGGCCGCCGAGGCCGAGGCCATCCTGAAGGAATACGACATCGAGGCGGAGGTGGTGACGCTGGAGGGCGGACAGTTCGACGCCCAGATCGACGCCGCGTTCGCCAGAAAGCCGGATGTTCTGCTGGTGCTGGCCGGCGACGGCACGGCCCGCTCGGTCGCTTCCAAGGCCAAGCCGGACGGGCCGCTGATCGCGCCCCTGCCGGGCGGCACCATGAACATGCTGCCCAAGGCGCTTTACGGCACTGCCGACTGGAAGCAGGCGCTGACCCGCGCGCTGGAGGAGGGCGAACCGCGGCCGGTGTCCGGCGGCGAGGTGCAGGGCGAGTATTTCTATTGCGCGGCCATCCTCGGCTCGCCCGCTCTGTGGGCGCCCGCGCGCGAGGCGATCCGCACCGGCAAGATTCGATTGGCGTGGCAGTATGGCAGGCGCGCCTTGAAGCGCGCCTTCTCGGGTCGGCTGCGCTACAGCCTGGACGGGGCGGAGCGGCGGCGCAGCGAGGCGCTGGTGCTGATCAGCCCGATGATCTCGCGCGCGATGGACGAGGCGATGGGGCTGGAAGCGGCGGCCATGGACCCGACCGATGCGGCCGAGGCCTTTCGCCTGGCCGCCAGCGCGGTGTTCAGCGATTGGCGCCAGGACCCGTCCGTATCGACCCAACCGGCGCGGCGCATCGAGGTGCATGCCCGCTCGCGCATCCCCGCCGTAATCGACGGCGAGCCCATGCTGCTGAAGCCGGATGCGGTGGTGCGCTTCACGCCCAAGGCGTTTCGGGCGCTGGCGCCCCGTCCGGCGGCGGCGGAGGATTCGGTCTGATGGGACGCGTGCTGCAGTTCTCGGACGTCCACTTCGGATGCGAGCACAAGAAGGCGGTGGCCGCTGCGCTGGAATACGCCCATGCGACGCCCAGCGACCTGGTGCTGATCACCGGCGACATTACCCAGAAGGGCTATCCCGCCGAGTTCAAGGCCGCGGGCGAATGGATGCGGGCCATGCCCGAGCCGCGCTTCGTCATCGTCGGCAACCATGACGTGCCCTATTGGGACGCGGTCGCGCGGGTGTTTCACCCGTGGCGCGCGTTCGAGACGGCGACCGGCTTTCCCGCCCATGACGGCCAGTTCTGCAACGAGACCGTGATGGTGCGCGGCGTGGTCACCGCGCGCGGTTGGCAGGCGCGGCCGAACTGGTCCAAGGGCGTGATCGACCTGGACCAGACCCGGCGCGCGGCCGAGGCGCTGCGCCAGGCGCCGATCGGGGCGTTGCGCATCCTGGCCTGCCACCACCCGCTGATCGAGATGGTGGGCACGCCCATGACCGGCGACGTCAAGCGCGGCGACAAGGCGGCGCTCATCTTCGCCGAGGCCGGGGTGGACCTGATCATGTCGGGCCATGTGCATGTGCCCTTCGCCCTGCCGATCGACCTGGCGGACCGCTGCTCCTACGCCATCGGCTGCGGGACGCTGTCGCATCGGGAGCGGGGCTCGCCGCCCGGCTTCAACCAGGTGGATTGGGACGCCAAGACCATCACCATAACGGCCATGGCCTGGGACGGCGCGCGTTACAGCTCGCACCAGACGTGGCGGCTGCCGCGCCGGCAGGACACCCGCAAGGCCGCCACGGCGCCGAGCCCGGTGCAGCCTGGCGAACTGGAGAAGGCGGCGACCTGAGCGCGAAGGTTGCTCCGCGCTGCGGGGTGCAGAAGGCCAGGCATGAGAAAAGGGCCGGATCGTGCGATCCGGCCCTTTTCCCTGTCTGGTGTTTCCTGTCGTCGCTAGAGCCGCGGCGTGCCGCGTCCGCGAAGTCCGCCCGCGACCAGGGCGATCACGAACAGGATGATGGCGATCACGGCGATGAACTTGGCGATCTCGAACGAGAAGTTGGCGATGCCGCCGAAGCCGAGAACAGCCGCAATCAACGCCACGACCAGGAAAATAATAGCCCAACGCATCATGACTGGGGTCCTTCCTGAGAGTTGATACTCGACGGCTTCGGGAGTGTCCTTGGCCTGTCGAGAAACAAACGTCGCCGTGACTTGCGCGTTCCGGGGCGAAGGCGAGATTCGACTCGGCTCAGCGCCGCCGACGATAGCCGCGCCGCTCCATCTTCCGTTCGGTCACGAAGCTAGCCACGATGGCGGCGAGCGCCGGGTTGCGCAGCAGCAGGAACAGGGCGCCGAGACCGCCGACCGCGCCGATCATCGGGCGGTCCTTAATCAGATGCAGCGCCTTGGCCGCCAGGCCTTCCGGCTCCTCATCCTCGTCGTGGTGATCGCCGGCGTCCTTTTTCAGGAAGACCACGGCCACGACCGCCGCCAGCGCCGCGAAGACGGCGAACGTCAGCGCCGAGGCGCCGGCGGGCGGCAGGACCAGGAACAGCAGATGATAAACGGTGATCCCCAGAAAGATCACGGCGACAAGCGCGGCGGCGGCGACGACCGCCCCCGCCACCACCTTGTTGATGAGGCCCTTCAGCATCAGCGACGACGACCCGACAGCAGCAGGCCGATCACCACGCCGACGCCCAGCGCGATGGCGGTGGACTGGACCGGGCGCTCCTGCACCCGCTCGGTGATGTAGCGCTGGGCCTCGTCGACGCGTTCTGCGGCGTCGTCATAGTACTCGCGACCGCGCACCCGGGCGGTGTCGTAGTAGCCGCGCGCCTGCTGGCGCACTTCATCGGATTTCTCGGCCAGCTTGGCCTGGGCCTGGGCGGCCTTGTCCTTCAGGCGCTGGGTCTCTTCGCGGGCGCCGGTCTTCAGATCCTCCTTGAGGGTCTTGATGTCCGCCTTGATGTCGTCTTTCGCCTGGGTGGCCATGATGCGCGCTCCGTCTAAGCTTGGCTGTAAATAGGGAACCCCGCTTGCCAACGCCAGCAAGGCGCCGCGGTTCCATGGACGTCCTTCACGCGTCGCCCTCGTCAGGCGCGCTGACGCGCGATAAACGTCTTTCATGACCGACTGGCTGTTTCCGCCCCGCCCGCAACCGTCCCTGCCCATTGAGGGAGAGGACCGGCGCTTTCCCGTGCGCCGCATCCTGTGCGTGGGGCAGAACTACGCCGCCCATGCGCGCGAGATGGGATCGAAGCTGGAGGGGCATGTTCCTTTCTTCTTTTCCAAGCCCGCCGACGCCCTGGTCTCCGATGGAGCCGATCCGGCCTATCCGCAGGCCACGGCCAACCTGCACCACGAGATCGAACTGGTGGCGGCGATCGGCGAGGGCGGGCGCATCGTCGGCTGGGCCGTGGGCGTAGACCTCACGCGTCGCGACCTCCAGGCCGAGGCCAAGGCGGCGGGACGGCCCTGGGACGCCGCCAAGGGCTTTGATCAGTCGGCGCCCTGCGGCGCGCTCCGACTGGGCGACCTGCCGGACGCCGATGCAGCCATTACGCTGAGCGTCAACGGCGAGACGCGCCAGTCGGGTCGCCTTGGCGACATGATCCTGGATCCCGAGGCGGTGCTGGAGGCCGCAGGCGCATTGTGGGCGCTGCAGCCCGGCGATCTGATCTTCACCGGAACGCCTGAAGGCGTGGGACCGTTGATCCGGGGTGATCGCGTCGAGGCCGAGATCACGGGGCTGCCGAGCCTTGGTTTCTCCGTGGTCTGACCGGGTAGGGCCGCGTTCATTAACCGCGTGGGGTAAGACTCTCTCAAGGTCTTACTGAGGGTCCCTTAAGCTTTCGGGTCCAGCATGTGCGGGTGACGAACTCCCCCGCCCGCTCCGACAAGGCTCCTCCGATCGACCGCCTGGCGATCGCCGTGGTGACCGAGCCCGAGCGCGTGCGCGGGGCGGCGATTTCGGCGCCGCCGGGCGCCCGCGAGGACGCCATGCGCTTTCTGTTGCAGACGGCGGCCGATGCGGGCGTTCGCATGGTGGCGACCAAGCCAGGCGGCGACGCCGAGCGCCTGCTGGGCCAGGCCTGGCCGTTTCCTTCTCCGTTCGGGGTGACGGTGCGCACGGTGGGTCTGGCCGAAGGCGCGGACCGGATCGAGGCGCGGGCGCGACGCTCGCTGGAACGACTGGGCCTGCCGCGCGGCGACGTTCTGCTGGTGTCCAGCGCCGCCGACCTTCTGGGCGCCGAAGGGCGCGCGCTCTGGAGCCGGCTTGAAGGATTGAAGGCCAGG
The genomic region above belongs to Brevundimonas sp. PAMC22021 and contains:
- the pgi gene encoding glucose-6-phosphate isomerase, with translation MTKTLDEAWSVLDAAARASASARIVDQFAADPERMSRMTLDAAGLHLDLSKQSWTREAFDACLDLARAADVEGRRAALFAGEAVNLTEGRAVLHPALRADAGADFHALGEPVSAEVDQVRADIRAYADAVRSGELRGATGERFAAIVHVGIGGSDLGPRVVWDALRPLEPTIDLRFVANIDPRDMAEALTGLNPATTLVVVVSKTFTTQETLANAEAAKAWLQAALPTEGMSNHFIGVTAAPDKAEAFGCGRTFAFRDWVGGRYSLWSAVSLSCAVALGPDEFEDMLAGARDMDEHFVEAPLERNAPVLLALAQVFNVDGLDRPARTVAPYAHALRRLPSFLQQLEMESNGKRVRRDGSEVGRQTCPVVFGEPGTNGQHAFFQQIHQGPQVVPAEFVVVKSTHAQRPESPLWSNALAQMQALMLGKTAEAARAEMLAGGMDVAEAERLAPHRAFPGNRPSTAIVMDRLTPCTLGALLALYEHKTFVEGVIWDINSFDQWGVELGKVLAKAILKDVEAGGPSADLDPSTAALLTRLMG
- a CDS encoding protein-disulfide reductase DsbD family protein — encoded protein: MRLACLLLGLLTAILGFGSDARAQPVRTERIEAELVPMSAWAAPGSTVVVAVRQSIAEGWHTYWRNPGDSGGATTLEWRLPPGVEAGPILWPLPTRQRLMSLVNYGYSGEVFLPVTLSVPASARVGSTLDLSVEALFLVCSDRMCVPEPLTLNLALPVRDGAAPLTRPWGAAIQQAVEAAPRPAAIAARATRDGERLILSATGGALAGEAIRQAWFFPYDGDAIDHAAPQSGQAGPDGVTLTLTPRRAGDAPLSGVLATDRGAWEITAEAGPALPGASGGATLRPWSDDAGEPTNGGGIAVLQALGLALLGGLVLNLMPCVFPVLAMKAAALSAAAHDPRRARRDGLAFVAGVLLTFLLLAGLLLALRAGGAAIGWGFQLQSPAVVAGLSLLMLAVALNLSGVFHMGAGLQALGAGRWSGHHAGGAFLTGALAVVVAAPCTAPFMAAALGAALVMPWPAALAVFLALGLGLGLPYLLVSLSPGLLKRLPRPGPWMERLKQVLALPMYAAAAWLLWVFARQSGQPALILLLAGSLAVAGGLWLSGRLQTRRAQGRRTIGAGVAAVAALALGVGLAGVAASQARPPAVSPSGPLHAQPWSPQAVREAQGSGRPVLVNFTADWCVTCKINERAALSSREVSQALEAANGVYLVADWTRRDDAITRELEARGRSGVPLYLLYPGGGGEPRVLPQLLTEGSVVDALKGARGPPRPTPAARAGR
- a CDS encoding OmpA family protein, giving the protein MKRLMVVGGMLAAGCATQPETREALVAETPQCAAHRFDVYFAEGQARLTPDAAEAIRLAGERMQPCRIEMVRVLGLADATGGADANLSLSAQRARMVAGALAEAGLPTPAFDVEAAGDQGATKQDGTSEPLRRRTEIVIDARPR
- a CDS encoding YMGG-like glycine zipper-containing protein, which codes for MKKAIIAIAGAGLLASACASDPYGGNSYGTNETVRQGAIGAAAGAVVGGLLGNGSGNTARGAAIGAAIGGTAGAIRGSSQDRANQQRYRDSGGRYYYCYDNRQSECYWDNGQRRY
- a CDS encoding diacylglycerol kinase family protein; the protein is MDTQIADTPDAAKGPAPSSLKALSPHAPMKRVVMLVNPLSGSVGPRAAAEAEAILKEYDIEAEVVTLEGGQFDAQIDAAFARKPDVLLVLAGDGTARSVASKAKPDGPLIAPLPGGTMNMLPKALYGTADWKQALTRALEEGEPRPVSGGEVQGEYFYCAAILGSPALWAPAREAIRTGKIRLAWQYGRRALKRAFSGRLRYSLDGAERRRSEALVLISPMISRAMDEAMGLEAAAMDPTDAAEAFRLAASAVFSDWRQDPSVSTQPARRIEVHARSRIPAVIDGEPMLLKPDAVVRFTPKAFRALAPRPAAAEDSV
- a CDS encoding metallophosphoesterase, encoding MGRVLQFSDVHFGCEHKKAVAAALEYAHATPSDLVLITGDITQKGYPAEFKAAGEWMRAMPEPRFVIVGNHDVPYWDAVARVFHPWRAFETATGFPAHDGQFCNETVMVRGVVTARGWQARPNWSKGVIDLDQTRRAAEALRQAPIGALRILACHHPLIEMVGTPMTGDVKRGDKAALIFAEAGVDLIMSGHVHVPFALPIDLADRCSYAIGCGTLSHRERGSPPGFNQVDWDAKTITITAMAWDGARYSSHQTWRLPRRQDTRKAATAPSPVQPGELEKAAT
- a CDS encoding DUF1328 domain-containing protein; this translates as MMRWAIIFLVVALIAAVLGFGGIANFSFEIAKFIAVIAIILFVIALVAGGLRGRGTPRL
- a CDS encoding YqjD family protein; translation: MATQAKDDIKADIKTLKEDLKTGAREETQRLKDKAAQAQAKLAEKSDEVRQQARGYYDTARVRGREYYDDAAERVDEAQRYITERVQERPVQSTAIALGVGVVIGLLLSGRRR
- a CDS encoding fumarylacetoacetate hydrolase family protein, whose amino-acid sequence is MTDWLFPPRPQPSLPIEGEDRRFPVRRILCVGQNYAAHAREMGSKLEGHVPFFFSKPADALVSDGADPAYPQATANLHHEIELVAAIGEGGRIVGWAVGVDLTRRDLQAEAKAAGRPWDAAKGFDQSAPCGALRLGDLPDADAAITLSVNGETRQSGRLGDMILDPEAVLEAAGALWALQPGDLIFTGTPEGVGPLIRGDRVEAEITGLPSLGFSVV